A stretch of Blattabacterium cuenoti DNA encodes these proteins:
- a CDS encoding alpha/beta hydrolase yields MLLTNKLSIKHIIKKPVDGNENDLFLMIHGYGSNEKDLFSFQEDLPKNFFIISLQGFYSMGKEKYSWYDIDFSNKEKFINISQARKVVQQISFFIDEAIEEYKLEKNKVWLCGFSQGAILSYAIALKKPNKIKKVIALSGYLEKNILPEKINSNIYSDLEFFISHGKYDTIIPIDMVKRGLKFLQKYRILSLHYKEYESGHTLNKLNYIDLMNWIKNKQIY; encoded by the coding sequence ATGTTATTAACAAATAAACTTTCTATTAAACACATTATTAAAAAACCTGTTGATGGAAATGAAAATGATCTATTTTTAATGATCCATGGATATGGAAGTAATGAGAAAGATCTTTTTTCTTTTCAAGAAGATCTACCAAAAAATTTTTTCATAATTAGCCTTCAAGGATTTTATTCTATGGGTAAAGAAAAATATTCTTGGTATGATATTGATTTTTCCAATAAAGAAAAATTTATTAATATTTCGCAAGCTAGAAAAGTTGTTCAACAAATATCTTTTTTTATAGATGAGGCTATCGAAGAATATAAATTAGAAAAAAATAAAGTATGGTTATGTGGTTTTAGTCAAGGAGCGATCCTTAGCTACGCTATTGCTTTAAAAAAACCCAATAAAATAAAAAAAGTAATTGCTCTAAGTGGATATTTAGAAAAAAATATTTTACCAGAAAAAATAAATTCCAACATTTATTCTGATTTAGAATTTTTTATATCTCATGGAAAATATGATACAATTATTCCTATAGATATGGTAAAAAGAGGGTTAAAATTTCTTCAAAAGTATAGAATCCTTTCTTTACATTATAAAGAATATGAATCTGGACATACTTTAAATAAATTAAATTATATAGATCTTATGAATTGGATAAAAAATAAACAAATATATTAA
- a CDS encoding ABC transporter ATP-binding protein: MIHAENIYKSFGKDEILKGVDLLVKKGNIVCILGESGTGKSTMLHILGTLEKPTFKEKVKTILKINKEEVLYLSDDKLSMIRNKIIGFIFQTPQLFSEFTILENICLPAFISKNDKKYNIKKKAEILLKELNIFKYADYKPEELSGGQKQRVAVARALINNPKIIFADEPSGNLDSKNAEELHNLFSFLRNEFRQTFLIVTHNLQLADRADEKFEIKNGMIKKIK, from the coding sequence ATGATTCATGCTGAAAATATTTATAAATCTTTTGGAAAAGACGAAATCCTAAAAGGAGTAGATTTATTGGTAAAAAAAGGAAATATAGTCTGTATTTTAGGAGAATCTGGAACAGGAAAAAGTACTATGTTACACATACTAGGAACGTTGGAAAAACCTACTTTTAAAGAAAAAGTCAAAACTATTTTGAAAATAAATAAAGAAGAGGTATTATATTTATCAGACGATAAACTATCAATGATAAGAAATAAAATAATAGGTTTTATTTTTCAAACACCTCAATTATTTTCTGAATTTACTATATTAGAAAATATTTGTTTACCTGCTTTTATTAGTAAAAATGATAAAAAATATAATATAAAAAAAAAAGCTGAAATTTTATTAAAAGAATTAAATATTTTCAAATATGCAGATTATAAACCGGAAGAATTATCTGGAGGACAAAAACAGAGAGTAGCTGTAGCAAGAGCTTTAATTAATAATCCTAAAATAATTTTTGCAGATGAACCTTCTGGAAATCTGGATTCTAAAAATGCAGAAGAATTACATAACTTATTTTCATTTCTTAGAAATGAATTTAGACAAACTTTTTTAATTGTTACTCATAATCTACAATTAGCAGATAGAGCAGATGAAAAATTCGAAATAAAAAATGGAATGATAAAAAAAATTAAATAA
- the sucC gene encoding ADP-forming succinate--CoA ligase subunit beta translates to MNLYEYQGREILSSFSIQIPSGGIASSPEEAVQVAKILFQKTRKKSLVIKAQIHAGGRGKSGGIQIAKTIDEVYEKSKKILGKFLITPQTSKKGKLVRKILLSEDIYFPEYKSPREYYLSILLNRDIEKNIIIYSKEGGVHIEDLSKKKPHKIYTEVIDPILGIQLFQTRKIGFNLGIYDESLKNFSKFLVSIYKAYTTYDALLLEINPLIITLKKEIIPVDIKIILDDNALFRHQKYAILSHQDDDINPIEKEAIKEKLNFLKLEGNVGCMVNGAGLAMATMDMIQSCGGKPSNFLDIGGSADKKRVEKAFSLILKDRSVQTILINIFGGIVRCDMVAEGIINSYYNKNDRDINKLPVVVRLQGTNKEKAKKMLENSALPIYSTDTLKEAADKIKEILQII, encoded by the coding sequence ATGAATTTATATGAATACCAAGGGCGAGAAATATTAAGTTCTTTTTCCATTCAAATACCTAGTGGAGGAATAGCTTCTTCTCCAGAAGAAGCTGTACAAGTAGCAAAAATACTTTTTCAAAAAACTAGAAAAAAATCTTTAGTTATTAAAGCTCAAATACATGCTGGTGGTAGAGGAAAATCTGGTGGGATTCAAATAGCAAAAACTATAGATGAAGTTTATGAAAAATCTAAAAAAATTTTAGGAAAATTTCTTATAACTCCGCAAACTTCTAAAAAAGGAAAATTAGTTAGAAAAATATTATTATCTGAAGATATTTATTTTCCTGAATACAAATCTCCTAGAGAATATTATTTATCCATATTATTAAATCGTGATATAGAAAAAAATATAATAATTTATTCTAAAGAAGGAGGAGTTCATATAGAAGATCTTTCAAAAAAAAAACCGCATAAAATATATACGGAAGTAATAGATCCAATATTAGGAATTCAATTATTTCAAACTAGAAAAATTGGTTTTAATTTAGGAATATATGATGAATCCTTAAAAAATTTTAGTAAATTTTTAGTTTCTATTTATAAAGCTTATACAACTTATGATGCTTTATTATTAGAAATAAATCCTTTAATTATAACATTAAAAAAAGAAATTATACCAGTAGATATAAAAATTATATTAGATGATAATGCTTTATTTAGACACCAAAAGTATGCTATTTTAAGTCATCAAGATGATGATATTAATCCTATTGAAAAAGAAGCTATTAAAGAAAAATTGAATTTTCTTAAATTGGAAGGAAATGTAGGATGCATGGTAAATGGAGCTGGATTAGCTATGGCTACTATGGATATGATTCAATCTTGTGGTGGAAAACCATCTAACTTTCTAGATATAGGAGGTTCTGCAGATAAAAAACGTGTAGAAAAAGCTTTTTCTCTTATATTAAAAGATAGATCTGTTCAAACAATATTAATAAATATATTTGGAGGAATAGTACGTTGTGATATGGTAGCAGAAGGAATAATTAATTCCTACTATAATAAAAACGATAGAGATATTAATAAACTACCGGTAGTCGTTCGTTTGCAAGGAACAAACAAAGAAAAAGCAAAAAAAATGCTTGAAAATAGTGCATTACCTATTTATTCTACTGATACCTTGAAAGAAGCAGCTGATAAGATTAAAGAAATTTTGCAG